In a genomic window of Mucilaginibacter sp. KACC 22063:
- a CDS encoding dipeptidase, with product MKKLFISVLLLCSFKTYAQNNTIHRRAVLVDTHNDALSNQLITKVDLGKLQQDGNLDLVRAKEGGLDVQVFSVWCGSQYGNGTAFRFATREIDSLYALIKRYPRKIRMINKPVDLAIAQRNGQLGAMIGVEGGHMIEDRLDYIDSLASRGMCYLTLTWNNSTSWATSAKDETFKADSLPHKGLTGFGRQVVKRLNEVGVMVDVSHVGEQTFYDAIAASTKPVIASHSCVYALCPHQRNLKDDQLKAIAKNGGVVFVNFYSGFLDSTYIPKQQVFLKAHQAELDSLIKVYNDFDLAVIRLNKIHKQESDALRPPLSLLIKHIDYMVKLIGADHVGIGSDFDGAESYPLGMDSVADYPKITDELAKLNYSPSDIDKILGHNFIRVWQANRKGVSH from the coding sequence ATGAAAAAGCTGTTCATATCGGTTCTGCTCCTTTGTTCCTTTAAAACTTATGCTCAAAACAATACCATTCACCGTAGGGCTGTATTAGTGGATACGCACAATGATGCTTTATCTAACCAGTTGATAACCAAAGTTGATTTAGGCAAATTGCAGCAGGACGGTAACCTTGATTTGGTAAGGGCAAAAGAAGGCGGCCTGGACGTGCAGGTTTTCTCTGTTTGGTGTGGTTCGCAATATGGTAATGGGACTGCTTTTAGATTTGCTACCCGCGAAATAGATTCGCTATACGCTTTGATAAAGCGTTACCCGCGCAAGATAAGAATGATAAACAAACCTGTTGACCTTGCAATTGCACAGCGCAACGGGCAGTTGGGTGCCATGATTGGTGTTGAAGGCGGACATATGATAGAAGACCGGCTGGATTATATAGACAGCCTTGCCAGCCGCGGTATGTGTTATCTTACGCTTACCTGGAACAATAGTACCAGTTGGGCGACTTCTGCTAAGGATGAAACCTTTAAGGCCGACTCGCTGCCACATAAAGGCCTTACCGGTTTTGGCAGGCAGGTAGTTAAACGCCTGAATGAAGTGGGTGTAATGGTGGATGTGTCGCATGTGGGCGAGCAAACATTTTATGATGCTATTGCTGCTTCAACAAAGCCGGTAATTGCTTCGCACAGTTGTGTGTATGCACTTTGCCCGCACCAGCGTAATTTAAAAGATGATCAGCTTAAAGCGATTGCCAAAAATGGGGGAGTGGTATTTGTGAATTTTTACAGCGGATTCTTAGACAGCACTTACATACCGAAGCAGCAAGTGTTCTTAAAAGCACATCAGGCAGAATTAGATTCGCTGATAAAGGTTTACAACGATTTCGACCTGGCAGTTATCAGGCTTAATAAAATTCACAAGCAGGAATCAGATGCCTTAAGGCCACCGCTTAGCTTGCTGATAAAGCACATTGATTATATGGTGAAGCTCATCGGCGCCGATCACGTAGGTATCGGTTCTGATTTTGATGGCGCGGAATCATACCCTTTAGGTATGGATAGCGTAGCAGATTATCCGAAAATTACAGACGAGCTTGCCAAATTGAATTACAGCCCGTCTGACATAGACAAAATATTAGGGCATAATTTTATCCGGGTATGGCAGGCAAACAGGAAGGGTGTTAGTCATTAG
- a CDS encoding helix-turn-helix domain-containing protein: MAENQHDKLFNIIESNIRQHARYQKITLSELASAIGMTEAGFYKMLSSESIKVKTLKKLSEVLHQPIESFFEEFILPTKGIRSYTKKHLSNYHIAAEPQAAYGNDREILLKQIKLLESQIEDKNKIIELLSKG, encoded by the coding sequence ATGGCTGAAAACCAACACGATAAATTATTTAATATTATAGAATCTAACATCAGGCAGCATGCACGGTATCAGAAAATTACATTATCTGAGCTTGCATCAGCTATTGGCATGACTGAAGCAGGTTTTTATAAGATGTTATCGTCTGAAAGTATTAAGGTTAAAACTTTAAAAAAGTTGTCTGAAGTACTACATCAGCCTATCGAAAGTTTTTTTGAGGAATTCATTCTTCCAACAAAAGGTATACGCTCATACACCAAAAAACATTTATCAAACTATCACATAGCGGCAGAACCACAGGCGGCTTATGGCAATGACAGGGAGATATTACTAAAGCAAATAAAACTGCTTGAAAGCCAGATAGAAGATAAGAACAAGATCATTGAATTGCTGAGCAAAGGCTAA
- a CDS encoding Rossmann-like and DUF2520 domain-containing protein gives MRITFIGSGNVATHMAAALKNAGHSILQVYSPNMHNAAMLAYHVGAEAISDMKDMNAEADLYIVSVKDDAIETVVQHLSAFNKLIVHTSGATSLNTLSVHTQNAGVFYPLQTFSKQKKVSFWSVPLCIEGASEEITQQLFELAHTISNNVYRVSSDQRKILHLAAVFACNFPNYLYHVSQQLLAQHQLDFDLLKPLINETADKIQSALPVDVQTGPAIRNDEQTMQAHINLLDNNPFLQNLYLLMSEGIMKMEKN, from the coding sequence ATGCGCATCACATTTATAGGATCGGGCAACGTGGCTACGCATATGGCAGCTGCGTTAAAAAATGCCGGTCACAGTATTTTGCAGGTTTACAGCCCTAATATGCACAACGCTGCTATGCTGGCTTACCATGTTGGAGCAGAGGCGATAAGTGATATGAAGGATATGAATGCTGAGGCAGACCTGTATATCGTCTCTGTAAAGGACGATGCCATCGAAACAGTTGTGCAGCACCTGTCAGCCTTTAACAAGTTAATTGTACATACTTCTGGAGCTACATCTTTAAATACTTTGAGTGTACATACGCAAAATGCAGGCGTTTTTTATCCGCTGCAAACCTTTAGCAAGCAAAAGAAAGTCAGTTTTTGGTCAGTGCCTTTATGTATAGAAGGTGCTTCAGAGGAAATCACACAACAGCTTTTCGAGCTGGCACATACCATCAGTAATAATGTTTACAGGGTAAGTAGTGACCAGCGTAAGATATTGCACCTGGCGGCAGTATTTGCCTGTAACTTTCCTAATTATCTGTATCATGTGTCGCAGCAGTTGCTGGCACAGCATCAGCTTGATTTCGACTTGTTGAAGCCATTGATTAACGAAACGGCAGATAAAATACAAAGTGCCTTGCCGGTTGATGTACAAACCGGGCCAGCTATCAGGAATGATGAGCAAACCATGCAGGCGCATATCAACTTGTTGGACAACAATCCTTTTTTACAAAATCTTTACCTTTTAATGAGTGAAGGCATCATGAAAATGGAGAAAAACTGA
- a CDS encoding Maf family nucleotide pyrophosphatase, translating into MKSIHKLPKIILASKSPRRQELLRLLDVDFEIVLKEVDESYPDDLSPEEVAVYIAEKKAKAYDDTIGNEIVLTADTIVCIDDKILGKPESAEHAVEMLQMLSGRVHRVVTGVCILYKSQYNKFFDVSEVFFRKLTDEEIKTYVKLYKPFDKAGAYGIQEWIGLTGIEKISGSYTNVVGLPTEKLYQQLVRLIS; encoded by the coding sequence ATGAAAAGCATTCACAAACTTCCTAAGATCATTCTTGCTTCAAAATCGCCGCGTAGGCAGGAGTTGTTACGTTTGCTTGATGTTGATTTTGAGATTGTGCTGAAAGAAGTGGACGAGTCATATCCTGATGACTTAAGTCCTGAAGAAGTAGCTGTTTACATTGCCGAAAAAAAAGCCAAAGCTTACGATGATACCATAGGCAATGAAATAGTGCTTACCGCTGATACCATTGTTTGTATTGATGACAAGATATTAGGTAAACCAGAGTCTGCAGAACATGCTGTAGAAATGCTGCAAATGTTATCGGGCAGGGTACACCGCGTGGTAACAGGTGTTTGTATTTTATATAAATCTCAATACAATAAGTTTTTTGATGTGTCAGAGGTTTTCTTCAGAAAGCTAACCGATGAAGAGATTAAAACCTATGTTAAGCTATATAAACCTTTTGATAAAGCAGGTGCTTACGGTATACAGGAATGGATAGGCTTAACCGGTATTGAAAAGATCAGTGGCTCTTATACCAATGTGGTAGGTTTACCTACTGAAAAACTCTATCAGCAATTGGTAAGGCTGATTTCCTAA
- the trxB gene encoding thioredoxin-disulfide reductase, producing MSQELEHVQCLIIGSGPAGYTAAIYAARADLKPVLYTGMLAGGQLTQTTDVENFPGYPNGIMGPEMMEDFRKQAERFGTDIRFGYVSSVDFSSLPHKVVVDETVTILADTVIISTGASAKWLGLESEQKYNGFGVSACAVCDGFFFRGQDVAIVGAGDTAAEEATYLAKLCRKVYMLVRRDEFRASKAMATRVMNTPNIEIIYNTETKEIVGDGQNVTGVRVHNNKTNEESILDVTGFFVAIGHHPNTDIFRGVIDMDETGYIITKPGSTETNVEGVFCCGDAQDNIYRQAITAAGTGCMAALDAERYLAAKEAAAMEA from the coding sequence ATGTCTCAAGAACTTGAACACGTACAATGCCTGATCATCGGATCGGGTCCTGCCGGATACACTGCTGCCATATATGCCGCCCGCGCTGATCTTAAGCCTGTATTATACACTGGTATGCTTGCCGGTGGACAGCTTACACAAACTACAGATGTAGAAAATTTTCCAGGCTACCCTAATGGAATTATGGGCCCCGAAATGATGGAAGATTTCCGCAAACAGGCTGAGCGTTTTGGTACTGATATCCGTTTTGGCTATGTAAGTTCTGTTGATTTCAGCAGCCTGCCGCATAAAGTGGTGGTTGACGAAACTGTTACCATTTTAGCTGATACCGTAATTATTTCTACAGGTGCATCTGCAAAATGGTTGGGCCTGGAGTCTGAGCAAAAATATAACGGCTTTGGTGTTTCTGCCTGTGCCGTATGCGATGGTTTCTTTTTCCGCGGACAGGACGTAGCCATTGTAGGCGCTGGTGATACTGCTGCCGAAGAAGCTACTTACCTTGCCAAACTTTGCCGTAAGGTTTATATGCTGGTTCGCCGCGATGAGTTCCGTGCTTCAAAAGCTATGGCAACCCGCGTAATGAATACCCCTAATATTGAAATAATTTATAACACCGAAACAAAAGAGATTGTAGGCGATGGCCAAAATGTAACCGGTGTAAGGGTACATAATAACAAAACTAACGAAGAATCTATACTTGATGTAACAGGTTTCTTTGTGGCTATCGGTCACCACCCAAATACAGATATTTTCAGAGGGGTAATTGATATGGACGAAACCGGTTATATCATTACAAAACCGGGCAGTACAGAGACTAACGTAGAAGGTGTTTTCTGCTGTGGTGATGCTCAGGACAATATCTATCGCCAGGCTATAACTGCTGCAGGTACAGGTTGTATGGCAGCGCTTGATGCCGAACGTTATTTGGCAGCTAAAGAAGCTGCTGCAATGGAAGCTTAA
- the iscX gene encoding Fe-S cluster assembly protein IscX produces the protein MHDKFALPIHWNDYEDIAMGLYEKFGDDFDESKIYRIRFTDLLEWVLTLPNFAGTREESNEGHLEQIQSAWVYEWRDNQ, from the coding sequence ATGCACGATAAATTTGCCCTCCCCATTCATTGGAATGATTACGAAGACATAGCCATGGGCTTGTATGAAAAATTCGGCGATGATTTTGATGAATCAAAGATTTACCGTATCCGCTTTACCGATCTTTTAGAGTGGGTTTTAACACTTCCTAATTTTGCAGGCACACGCGAAGAAAGCAACGAAGGCCACCTGGAGCAGATACAAAGCGCATGGGTTTACGAATGGCGCGATAACCAATAA
- a CDS encoding KdsC family phosphatase, whose protein sequence is MLEKLKDITTFIFDVDGVLTDGSVYVMDNGEQFRQFNIKDGYAVQLAVKCGYNVCAISGSRSKIALHRLNSLGVKDVHIGAHTKTLNFKAYIEEKSINPQNVMYMGDDIPDLEVMKLVGLAVCPSDAAEEIKAVSAYISPFAGGKGCVRDVIEKVLKIQKKWMGEQAYSW, encoded by the coding sequence ATGCTCGAGAAACTTAAAGATATAACCACCTTTATTTTTGATGTTGACGGTGTACTAACCGATGGTTCTGTTTACGTAATGGACAATGGTGAGCAGTTTCGTCAATTCAACATTAAGGATGGTTATGCCGTACAGCTTGCCGTAAAATGCGGTTATAATGTTTGTGCCATATCTGGCAGCCGCTCCAAAATAGCGCTTCACCGTTTAAACAGCCTTGGGGTTAAGGATGTGCATATAGGTGCACATACTAAAACGCTTAACTTCAAAGCCTATATCGAAGAGAAAAGTATCAACCCGCAAAACGTAATGTACATGGGCGATGATATACCTGACCTGGAAGTAATGAAACTTGTAGGTTTGGCCGTATGCCCATCAGATGCAGCCGAAGAAATTAAAGCTGTAAGCGCCTATATTTCGCCGTTTGCAGGTGGTAAAGGTTGCGTACGCGATGTAATTGAAAAAGTACTCAAAATCCAGAAAAAATGGATGGGAGAGCAGGCGTATAGCTGGTAG
- a CDS encoding M1 family metallopeptidase — MRFKFTLLCCATALLFTNYVNAQSRKNRTRDTITTNYNPAALFAPLFYQQRGNEYHSANGNPGAKYWQNRADYVLKATLDTTAKTITATENITYTNNSPDALPYLWLQLDQNTYRSGARSNFYTGNLPTQHTSGYNLQSVEISQNGKTEKADYIVNDTRMQIRLNKALAAGGKINLLISYKYTIPGDFGGRTDYTDTKNGKIYEVAQWYPRMCVYDDSQGWDTLPFLGSGEFYLDYGDVDYQVTVPWNVIVAGSGELVNPTEVLTPTQISRLTAARNSDKTVMIRTAEEVTKASSRPVQKGTLTWHFKMQNTRDVAFGASSAYIWDAARVNLPGGKKSLAMSVYPVESAGNDAWGRATEYLKGSIEYFSQKWFVYPYPVAINEAGIAGGMEYPGIVFDGINDKGKELFWVTAHEIGHNWFPMIVGSDERRYGWMDEGFNTFIDVYASDIFNHGEYAPKRDSEYAPGGGNPADEIIPIIADPNAPVILTTADATPEKYRHPITYFKPALGLILLREQILGKDRFDYAFKNYIHQWAYKHPQPEDFFRSMENGAGEDLAWFWRGWYQNNYQFDVALIDAHYTEVNKNKMLQITIANKEAMAFPVTVKVIYKDGGELRTQLPVETWIQNKSATFNVPGRREVSQVILDPDSALPDINRKNNSIRVK, encoded by the coding sequence ATGAGATTCAAATTTACGCTGCTTTGCTGTGCCACTGCTTTATTATTTACAAATTACGTAAATGCTCAAAGCCGTAAAAATCGCACAAGAGATACAATAACCACTAACTACAACCCTGCTGCTCTTTTTGCTCCGCTTTTTTACCAACAAAGAGGTAACGAATATCATTCGGCCAATGGCAATCCTGGTGCTAAATATTGGCAAAACCGTGCCGATTATGTTTTAAAAGCTACTTTAGATACTACTGCTAAAACCATTACGGCCACTGAAAACATTACATACACTAACAACAGTCCCGACGCTTTGCCGTACCTATGGCTACAGCTTGACCAAAATACATACCGCTCTGGTGCGCGGTCAAACTTTTACACCGGCAATTTGCCAACGCAGCATACAAGCGGTTACAATCTGCAATCTGTTGAGATCAGCCAAAACGGTAAAACCGAAAAAGCCGACTACATTGTAAACGACACCCGCATGCAGATCAGGCTGAATAAAGCTTTGGCTGCCGGTGGCAAAATCAACCTTTTAATTTCATACAAATACACCATACCCGGCGATTTTGGCGGCCGTACAGACTATACAGATACTAAAAACGGCAAAATATATGAAGTAGCGCAATGGTACCCACGCATGTGCGTATATGATGATTCACAAGGCTGGGATACTTTACCATTTTTAGGCAGCGGTGAATTTTATTTAGACTATGGTGATGTGGATTACCAGGTTACTGTGCCGTGGAACGTGATTGTAGCTGGCTCCGGAGAACTTGTTAACCCTACCGAGGTATTGACACCAACCCAGATCAGCCGATTAACGGCAGCGCGTAACAGCGACAAAACAGTGATGATACGTACCGCTGAGGAAGTGACAAAAGCAAGCTCTCGCCCGGTACAAAAAGGTACGCTTACCTGGCATTTTAAAATGCAGAATACACGCGATGTTGCCTTTGGTGCTTCTTCTGCCTATATATGGGATGCGGCGAGGGTTAATCTTCCCGGCGGGAAGAAGTCGCTGGCCATGTCTGTTTACCCTGTTGAAAGTGCAGGTAACGATGCATGGGGACGCGCCACCGAATATCTAAAAGGTTCTATAGAATATTTTTCGCAAAAATGGTTTGTGTATCCTTACCCTGTTGCCATTAACGAGGCAGGCATTGCCGGAGGAATGGAATATCCAGGCATTGTTTTCGATGGTATTAACGATAAAGGAAAAGAACTTTTCTGGGTTACGGCTCATGAAATTGGGCACAACTGGTTCCCGATGATCGTCGGGTCAGACGAGCGCCGTTATGGCTGGATGGATGAAGGGTTTAACACTTTTATAGATGTGTATGCTTCTGATATATTTAACCACGGTGAATATGCCCCTAAACGCGACAGTGAATATGCTCCGGGCGGCGGTAACCCTGCCGATGAAATCATCCCGATAATTGCAGATCCCAATGCGCCGGTTATATTAACAACGGCTGATGCTACGCCGGAGAAATACCGCCACCCTATTACTTACTTTAAGCCTGCATTAGGTTTAATTCTTTTGCGTGAGCAAATATTAGGTAAAGACAGGTTTGATTATGCGTTTAAAAACTACATCCACCAGTGGGCTTATAAACACCCGCAGCCCGAAGATTTTTTCCGCTCAATGGAAAATGGCGCAGGCGAAGACCTTGCCTGGTTTTGGCGCGGCTGGTATCAAAACAACTATCAGTTTGATGTAGCCTTAATAGATGCACATTACACCGAGGTGAACAAAAACAAAATGCTGCAGATTACTATAGCCAATAAAGAAGCAATGGCCTTCCCAGTTACTGTAAAAGTGATTTACAAAGATGGCGGCGAACTGCGCACACAACTACCTGTAGAAACCTGGATACAAAATAAATCTGCAACATTTAACGTACCGGGCAGGCGTGAAGTTTCGCAGGTAATACTCGACCCGGATTCGGCACTGCCTGATATTAACAGGAAAAATAATTCGATCAGAGTAAAATAA
- a CDS encoding VOC family protein — protein sequence MKPVFAPVLTIPDGTINIDFYINGLGATEVMRITNDDGSLHVVELSLEGTLFHLHQEGRGKFDPKTLKGVSCEIGLFVDDVHAFTDRAIAHGATLVSPVQDFDYGYRQGEFDDPFGHRWQIQKRI from the coding sequence ATGAAACCTGTATTTGCGCCTGTGCTTACCATTCCGGATGGTACAATCAATATTGACTTCTACATAAACGGGCTCGGCGCTACCGAAGTAATGCGAATCACTAATGATGATGGCAGCCTGCATGTGGTAGAGCTTTCGCTTGAGGGTACACTTTTTCATCTGCATCAGGAAGGCAGAGGCAAATTTGATCCGAAAACATTGAAAGGCGTGAGCTGTGAAATAGGCTTATTTGTTGATGATGTACACGCCTTTACAGACAGAGCCATAGCACACGGCGCTACGCTTGTTTCTCCCGTACAGGATTTTGATTACGGCTATCGCCAGGGCGAATTTGATGATCCCTTTGGCCATCGCTGGCAAATACAGAAAAGGATATAA
- a CDS encoding 2Fe-2S iron-sulfur cluster-binding protein, with translation MDVYNIKINFEEKGHEPVVLPIAEGESVLDVCLENGIELQHNCGGVCGCSTCHIYVNKGMDSLQEISDKEEDFIDRAVNPRINSRLGCQCVVIDGDIEVTIPDQSQFLGH, from the coding sequence ATGGATGTTTACAACATTAAAATAAATTTTGAGGAAAAGGGCCACGAGCCAGTTGTGTTGCCTATAGCCGAAGGTGAATCTGTATTGGATGTTTGCCTCGAAAACGGAATTGAGTTACAGCACAATTGCGGTGGTGTGTGCGGTTGCAGTACCTGCCACATTTATGTAAATAAGGGTATGGATAGCCTGCAGGAGATTTCTGATAAGGAAGAAGACTTTATCGACCGTGCAGTTAATCCGCGTATCAACTCACGCCTGGGTTGTCAGTGTGTTGTTATTGATGGCGACATTGAAGTTACCATACCAGATCAGTCACAGTTTTTAGGACACTAA